The proteins below are encoded in one region of Calditerrivibrio sp.:
- a CDS encoding DsbA family protein, translating to MRLFFTLLLTFITTSLFANDIEKNLEKNLLLNFEKRGIKDVTIDVDVIKEIDEVKGYYLVKATIIDKKNNKKVDQYLVSNGNILLPDIIDITKGNSIVKDLIFSYDVTNVDVSKLTLIYGNKNAKNVIVKVSDFECPYCRKANEYLETKLNNNKKEVAVYLLHYPLSIHKKANLYARILEAGLKLGKNFTNELYSGKYDNMEESKIIETFGQMTGKKVDFEKLLNSKEIADKIKSHMEYAEKLGINSTPIIFINGRKVEGYNTQLIDKGFSMMK from the coding sequence ATGAGACTATTTTTTACTTTATTACTAACTTTCATTACCACATCTCTTTTTGCGAACGATATCGAAAAAAACCTTGAAAAAAATCTTCTGCTAAACTTTGAAAAACGAGGTATAAAAGATGTAACAATAGACGTTGATGTAATAAAAGAGATTGATGAGGTAAAGGGGTATTATCTTGTAAAAGCTACAATTATTGACAAAAAAAACAATAAAAAAGTGGATCAGTACCTGGTTAGCAACGGTAATATTTTACTTCCAGATATTATAGACATAACAAAAGGTAACAGCATAGTAAAAGACCTTATTTTTTCTTATGATGTGACCAACGTCGATGTTTCAAAGTTAACCCTTATCTATGGGAACAAAAATGCAAAAAATGTTATAGTTAAAGTATCCGACTTTGAATGCCCATATTGTAGAAAAGCCAATGAATATCTCGAAACGAAGTTAAATAACAACAAAAAAGAGGTAGCAGTCTATCTACTCCATTACCCTCTTTCAATCCACAAAAAAGCAAATCTATATGCAAGGATCTTAGAGGCTGGTCTTAAGTTGGGTAAAAATTTCACCAACGAACTATACTCTGGCAAATACGATAACATGGAAGAATCTAAAATAATAGAAACTTTTGGGCAGATGACAGGTAAAAAAGTCGATTTTGAAAAGCTATTAAACTCCAAAGAAATAGCCGATAAAATCAAATCACACATGGAATATGCTGAAAAATTGGGGATAAATTCTACTCCTATTATTTTTATAAATGGTAGAAAGGTAGAAGGCTATAACACGCAACTCATAGACAAAGGTTTTTCAATGATGAAATAA
- a CDS encoding cupin domain-containing protein codes for MFVGHLSDVKGVNYETDEIKGVIKQVAIGKKEGWDDYVMRVFTIKNGGNTPRHSHDWCHVNYVIEGEGTLFLDGKEYEVKAGSIAYIPNNKEHQFKANKGSDIKFICIVPEKGEY; via the coding sequence ATGTTTGTTGGGCATTTATCTGATGTTAAAGGGGTTAATTATGAAACAGATGAGATCAAAGGTGTCATTAAACAGGTAGCTATAGGAAAAAAAGAAGGCTGGGATGATTATGTAATGAGGGTCTTTACAATAAAAAATGGAGGTAATACTCCCAGACATAGCCATGATTGGTGCCATGTAAACTACGTAATAGAAGGAGAAGGTACCCTTTTTTTAGACGGCAAGGAGTATGAGGTTAAAGCTGGTTCCATAGCCTATATACCCAACAACAAAGAACACCAATTTAAAGCCAACAAAGGTTCAGATATAAAATTTATATGTATAGTCCCAGAAAAAGGAGAATATTAA
- the mutL gene encoding DNA mismatch repair endonuclease MutL: MPSEIIILPEEISNKIAAGEVVEKPYNVVKELLENAIDASADKIDIELRDGGFSLIKVTDNGIGILPDDIPKTIERFATSKIRSFEDIYNLRTYGFRGEALAAISSVSDFKISSRRNGYDGYTLIKNYGEPSEVKPSPIPHGTIVEVSNLFQKIPVRKKFLKNSNNEYKEIIKFVKQFASINYNVSITLSNDGEIVLDFSKDKKMFDRVKKVFNESNIFEVCNRYDNLRLNAVIGNPQCQKYRKDYIIIAVNKRIIKDYNIQQAVINAYNRLIPENRFPFAVLDIQISGNDVDINVHPTKSSVKFYNNNDIFLFIYDSIKNALYENALPKYTYNTLNDNNPKLSDISVKESHPLYEIDLSKQFQIEEVIQQNKREDKVIEKDNDNLKIIGQLFKTIILCEKDNELILIDQHIAHERVLFEKYKKSSTFIPTITLYEPILLDLESDEVDLFKNLLDSLKKYGFNMEFFGKKSIKITTIPTYVIKKDPTEEIKNIVSELISLKIPDDDKLPLILSCKNAIKSGDYLTTFEMEEIVRNLFQTSNPYTCPHGRPIFISISKETIFKKFQR; encoded by the coding sequence TTGCCATCAGAAATAATTATTCTCCCTGAAGAGATCTCCAATAAGATTGCAGCTGGAGAGGTGGTTGAAAAACCATATAATGTTGTCAAAGAACTACTGGAAAACGCTATCGATGCATCTGCAGATAAAATAGATATAGAGCTGAGAGATGGTGGTTTTTCCCTCATAAAAGTCACAGATAACGGCATAGGAATATTACCTGATGATATACCCAAAACAATTGAGCGGTTTGCCACTAGCAAGATAAGATCCTTTGAAGATATATACAACTTAAGAACTTATGGCTTTCGGGGAGAAGCTTTAGCAGCTATCAGTTCGGTTTCCGACTTCAAAATATCATCCAGACGAAATGGTTATGATGGATACACCCTCATAAAAAACTATGGTGAACCCAGTGAAGTCAAGCCATCCCCTATCCCTCACGGAACGATTGTCGAAGTATCCAATCTTTTTCAAAAAATTCCGGTTAGAAAAAAATTTCTCAAAAATTCAAACAATGAGTATAAAGAGATTATAAAATTCGTCAAACAGTTTGCATCTATTAACTACAACGTTTCCATAACCCTTAGCAACGATGGGGAAATCGTCTTAGATTTCTCTAAAGATAAAAAGATGTTCGATAGGGTAAAAAAGGTATTCAATGAATCTAATATTTTTGAAGTATGCAATAGATATGACAATCTACGACTCAATGCCGTCATAGGTAATCCCCAATGCCAGAAATATCGTAAGGATTATATTATCATAGCAGTAAATAAAAGGATTATAAAAGATTATAATATCCAGCAGGCAGTTATAAATGCTTACAATAGACTTATCCCTGAAAACAGGTTTCCCTTTGCCGTTCTTGATATACAGATAAGTGGTAATGATGTGGATATAAACGTTCACCCAACAAAATCCTCAGTAAAATTTTATAACAATAATGATATATTTCTTTTTATCTATGACTCAATAAAAAATGCTCTTTATGAAAACGCTTTGCCCAAATATACCTACAATACATTGAACGATAATAACCCCAAACTCTCTGATATTTCAGTAAAAGAATCACATCCCCTTTATGAAATTGATTTATCAAAACAGTTTCAGATAGAAGAAGTCATACAACAAAATAAGAGAGAAGATAAAGTCATAGAGAAAGACAATGACAACCTCAAGATAATAGGTCAACTGTTTAAAACTATAATCTTATGTGAAAAAGATAACGAACTCATACTTATTGACCAACATATTGCCCATGAAAGGGTACTTTTTGAAAAGTACAAAAAATCTTCAACCTTCATCCCTACCATAACTCTTTATGAACCAATACTGCTAGATTTAGAAAGTGATGAAGTAGATTTATTTAAAAATCTTTTAGATAGTTTGAAAAAATACGGATTTAATATGGAGTTTTTTGGAAAAAAAAGCATTAAAATAACAACAATACCCACTTATGTAATCAAAAAAGATCCAACAGAAGAGATAAAAAATATAGTATCCGAACTAATATCATTAAAAATACCTGATGATGATAAACTCCCACTTATTTTATCCTGTAAAAATGCGATAAAATCAGGCGACTACCTCACAACCTTTGAAATGGAAGAAATTGTCAGAAATTTATTTCAAACATCAAATCCCTACACCTGCCCACATGGTAGACCTATCTTCATTAGTATATCTAAAGAAACTATCTTTAAGAAATTTCAAAGATGA
- a CDS encoding acetyl-CoA carboxylase carboxyltransferase subunit alpha, giving the protein MAIQPLDFEVPIYELEKKLEELKGISEIVDKDIESKIQKLEDRIKKVKANIYRNLTPAQKVLVARHPNRPYTLDYISALFEDFVELHGDRLFMDDAAIVAGIAKFEGEPCVVIGHQKGRNTKENIFRNFGMPNPEGYRKAKRIFELADKFKRPIFTFVDTPGAYPGIGAEERGQAEAIAKNLFVMAGLKVPMITVITGEGGSGGALAIAMGNRVLMLEHSIYAVISPEGCASILWKDASYSKRAAEALKLTAQDLKSLNIIDEIIKEPVGGAHRDHESTFNNVKRALKKHFNELKQYSPEELFEMRYQKFRNMGVFTEQ; this is encoded by the coding sequence ATGGCTATTCAACCTTTAGATTTTGAAGTACCTATATATGAACTGGAAAAAAAATTAGAAGAGTTAAAGGGTATTTCTGAGATTGTAGATAAAGATATAGAGAGTAAGATCCAAAAACTTGAAGATAGAATTAAAAAGGTCAAAGCAAACATCTACCGCAATCTAACCCCAGCCCAAAAAGTTTTGGTTGCAAGACATCCAAACAGACCATACACGCTTGACTATATTTCAGCACTCTTTGAAGACTTTGTGGAACTTCATGGTGATAGACTGTTCATGGATGATGCTGCAATAGTGGCTGGTATTGCAAAATTTGAAGGGGAACCATGTGTTGTAATCGGACATCAGAAAGGTAGAAACACCAAAGAAAACATCTTTAGAAACTTTGGAATGCCCAATCCAGAAGGTTACAGAAAAGCTAAAAGAATATTTGAATTGGCAGATAAGTTTAAAAGGCCTATTTTCACTTTCGTCGATACGCCCGGAGCTTATCCAGGTATTGGTGCTGAAGAAAGGGGGCAGGCAGAAGCTATTGCTAAAAATCTCTTCGTCATGGCAGGCTTAAAAGTACCGATGATCACTGTGATTACCGGTGAAGGAGGTAGTGGAGGTGCCCTCGCAATAGCAATGGGCAATAGGGTTCTCATGTTAGAACATTCGATCTATGCAGTTATTAGCCCTGAAGGTTGTGCTTCCATTCTATGGAAAGATGCCAGCTATTCCAAAAGAGCCGCAGAAGCCTTGAAACTAACCGCTCAAGACCTCAAATCATTAAACATAATTGATGAAATTATCAAAGAACCAGTAGGAGGTGCCCACAGGGACCACGAATCCACATTTAACAACGTAAAAAGAGCCCTCAAAAAACATTTCAATGAACTTAAACAGTACTCCCCAGAAGAACTTTTTGAAATGCGCTACCAAAAATTTAGGAACATGGGTGTATTTACTGAACAGTAG